The proteins below are encoded in one region of Mauremys reevesii isolate NIE-2019 linkage group 15, ASM1616193v1, whole genome shotgun sequence:
- the AATK gene encoding serine/threonine-protein kinase LMTK1 yields the protein MLACLCCKKGDIGFKEFENAEGEDYVTEFSVQGSPATQNGPEVYILPLTEVSLPMAKQPGRSVQLLKSTDLGRHSLLYLKEIGHGWFGKVFLGEVNLGLSSTQVVVKELKVSASVQDQMQFLEEAQPYRALQHTNLLQCLAQCAEVTPYLLVMEFCPLGDLKGYLRSCQVADSMAPDPLTLQRMACEVACGILHLHKNHYVHSDLALRNCLLTADLTVKVGDYGLAHCKYKDDYFVTADQLWVPLRWIAPELIDEVHGNLLIVDQTKSSNVWSLGVTIWELFELGNQPYYRYSDRQVLTYAIKEQQLKLPKPQLKLLLSERWYEVMQFCWLQPEQRPTAEEVHLLLSYLCAKGATEAEEEFERRWNSMKPNSSSSTSHRGTEVSSFPLLEQFSAEGFHSDGDDVLTVMETSQGLNFEYKWEPSKAECFQVPPGALSPSSAAQYQDLYYPASSLGRLSLGVSPSCYECKQQGCPNLHAPSVVPILGAHSPSLSSEYYIRIEGPSEGRTELDYAMCSYSPDCECGSPAKGSHWQAKGGQDSGAYDSDNSPTVSLTMEPLLGHAPPSEGSWEHPDYYSYQCHSKEPPYYQPSPGDGADHYLLEEEPLEAGSKEWQVPSFQKNIFEDPLGISPSVNLAYGSPGYEEPHPAPLAGRLLECVGQKVASRPQGSRLDCITLELGEESPCGSPQGGSRECASGLVPEDVSAAVQRQHWTSNSSANNNSSNCPPPPCEPPAKDSWCYRHMITFRGLMAEPLDSVPCDEAQLRDALQERRSPLVKALRLALRDQPLIENHSCCLDPGQRRTLSNKEDSSSSSSSSPHGLGDWESHDSPASDLLEDSALAGVSGSRCASGAALPTDSSAGAEAQTCLDDASTASRQAERGEGNHHAQMPQPKGMDPSGPVDMGHAEAGAACQLSESTTVLAEGAALPLSPGAWAVPYAHTEGNPCADCTQIPSEASEAAGQVPRDIAVESGKSITSDLDRTPDKTFSSASFPDMDDCSDEDTAELTSGVFTDFSGDYVERVDVIASFKSLQKQVGTPDSLESLDIPSTASSCEVFSPTSYVPSSQPKALDSGYDTENYESPEFVLKEPHEPREPETFTHLGKSPVGLAVGEGDGVASEMHLSSSFSAELHGLSEKNPYRDSAYFSDYDTDAERYLKEDEDSDGSEAQDREAGCFQLNVQGLGSSPSQNSDGEEPPQPSDTPDSPQGAACTMGTGASGVGFSMAGEVVSPGEGSVQAVHPEPDLGGAARAEETVAGHSPDSDSSRDTTWDKCPSIPSIPAESVPSKSFFLSPVVMSLEGPALLVLAKAGEKELVQEGLSGLLGEAVAPSSEPEGPEHPLEELGVQVAPEGEVQEGPGRALAEELSLAQGWQLSLDLSLRQANAELRPPGPEQREEPEDEEEDTEDSDESDEELRCYNIQEQSEESEDEPAAVPIVVAESHSARNLRSLLKMPNLLSQTFCEDLERKKKAVSFYDDVTIYLFDQESPTRELSDQTFPEVTAPSPQPVQSNSTSPTSPVDRLSTSDDSSDGNASEESGGFEWDDDFPLMPVKSSLMSSLTVMPVSAVPSLPSLVPVQKQVPPIQFSRFTVSPAPVSRFSITHVSDSDIESVGGSSEDGDRE from the exons TGCAGCTGCTCAAGTCCACGGATCTGGGGCGGCACAGCCTCCTCTACCTGAAGGAGATCGGCCACGGCTGGTTTGGGAAG GTGTTCCTGGGGGAGGTGAACCTGGGGCTCAGCAGCACCCAGGTGGTGGTGAAGGAGCTGAAGGTGAGCGCCAGCGTGCAGGACCAGATGCAGTTCCTGGAGGAAGCCCAGCCGTACAG GGCTCTCCAGCACACAAACCTGCTGCAGTGCCTGGCCCAGTGCGCCGAGGTGACGCCCTACCTGCTGGTCATGGAGTTCTGCCCGCTG GGCGACCTGAAGGGCTACCTGCGGAGCTGCCAGGTGGCCGACTCCATGGCCCCCGACCCCCTCACGCTGCAGCGAATGGCCTGCGAAGTGGCATGCGGCATCCTGCACCTGCACAAGAATCACTATGTGCACAG cgACCTGGCTTTGCGGAACTGCTTACTCACTGCTGACCTGACCGTCAAAGTCGGGGACTACGGCCTGGCTCACTGCAAGTACAAA GACGACTACTTCGTGACGGCCGACCAGCTGTGGGTGCCGCTGCGCTGGATCGCGCCCGAGCTCATCGACGAGGTGCACGGCAACCTGCTCATAGTGGATCAGACCAAATCCAGCAACGTCTG GTCTCTGGGCGTGACGATCTGGGAGCTCTTTGAGCTGGGCAACCAGCCCTACTACCGCTACTCCGACCGGCAGGTGCTCACCTACGCCATCAAGGAGCAGCAGCTCAAATTGCCCAAGCCCCAGCTAAAGCTGTTGCTGTCTGAGCGCTG GTACGAGGTAATGCAGTTCTGCTGGCTGCAGCCCGAGCAGAGGCCGACGGCGGAAGAGGTGCACCTGCTTCTCTCCTACCTGTGTGCCAAGGGGGCGAcggaggcagaggaggagttCGAGAGGCGCTGGAACTCCATGAAGCccaacagcagctccagcaccaGCCACCGCGGCACCGAGGTCTCCTCCTTCCCGCTGCTGGAGCAGTTCTCTGCCGAAGGCTTCCACTCGGACGGGGACGACGTCCTGACTGTCATGGAGACCAGCCAGGGCCTCAACTTCGAGTACAAATGGGAGCCCAGCAAGGCTGAGTGCTTCCAGGTGCCCCCgggggccctgagccccagcagtgCCGCCCAGTACCAGGACTTGTACTACCCCGCCAGCTCCCTGGGACGGCTGAGCCTCGGCGTCTCGCCGTCCTGCTATGAGTGCAAGCAGCAGGGCTGCCCAAACCTGCACGCGCCCAGCGTGGTGCCCATCCTGGGCGCCCACAGCCCCTCGCTCAGCAGCGAGTACTACATCCGCATCGAAGGGCCCTCGGAGGGTCGCACCGAGCTGGACTACGCCATGTGCTCCTACAGCCCCGACTGTGAGTGCGGCTCCCCGGCCAAGGGGTCCCACTGGCAAGCCAAGGGGGGCCAGGACAGTGGCGCATATGACTCAGATAACAGCCCCACTGTCTCCCTGACCATGGAACCCCTGCTGGGCCACGCCCCGCCCAGCGAGGGCTCTTGGGAACATCCCGATTACTACTCCTACCAATGCCACAGCAAGGAGCCTCCATACTACCAACCATCCCCAGGCGATGGCGCTGACCACTacctgctggaggaggagccctTGGAGGCCGGCAGCAAGGAGTGGCAGGTCCCCAGCTTCCAGAAGAACATCTTTGAGGATCCTCTGGGCATCTCCCCATCAGTGAACCTTGCCTACGGCTCCCCCGGCTATGAggagccccacccagcccccttggcAGGGAGGCTGCTGGAGTGTGTGGGGCAGAAGGTGGCCAGCAGGCctcagggctccaggctggactGCATCACCTTGGAGCTGGGCGAGGAAAGCCCGTGCGGCAGCCCCCAGGGCGGGAGCAGAGAGTGCGCGAGCGGGCTGGTCCCGGAGGATGTGAGCGCAGCAGTGCAGAGGCAGCACTGGACGTCCAACAGCTCGGccaacaacaacagcagcaactgCCCTCCTCCACCCTGCGAGCCCCCTGCCAAGGACAGCTGGTGTTACCGCCACATGATCACCTTCCGGGGACTCATGGCGGAGCCCCTGGACTCTGTGCCATGCGACGAGGCCCAGCTCAGGGACGCCTTGCAGGAGAGGAGGAGCCCGCTGGTCAAGGCCTTGCGGCTAGCGCTGCGGGACCAGCCGCTCATTGAGAACCACAGCTGCTGCTTGGATCCCGGGCAGCGCAGGACCCTGAGCAATAAAGAggactcttcctcttcctcctcatcctcccccCACGGCCTGGGAGACTGGGAGAGCCATGACTCACCCGCTTCCGACCTTTTGGAAGACTCAGCGCTGGCAGGCGTTTCCGGTTCACGATGTGCCTCCGGTGCAGCGCTCCCTACAGACTCCTCGGCCGGAGCTGAAGCCCAAACGTGCCTGGATGATGCCAGCACAGCATCAAGACAAgctgagagaggggaggggaatcaCCATGCCCAAATGCCACAGCCAAAGGGTATGGATCCATCAGGGCCTGTTGATATGGGACATGCCGAGGCAGGGGCAGCTTGCCAGCTATCTGAGAGCACCActgtgctggctgagggggcagCCCTCCCGCTAAGTCCTGGGGCGTGGGCTGTCCCGTATGCCCACACAGAGGGCAACCCTTGTGCAGACTGCACCCAGATCCCTTCAGAGGCCTCTGAGGCAGCTGGCCAAGTGCCCAGAGACATTGCAGTGGAGAGTGGGAAGAGCATCACAAGTGACCTGGACCGGACCCCAGACAAGACCTTCTCCAGCGCCAGCTTCCCTGACATGGATGACTGTAGTGATGAAGATACTGCGGAACTCACGTCTGGTGTCTTCACCGACTTCTCCGGAGACTACGTGGAACGAGTGGACGTGATCGCATCCTTCAAGTCTCTCCAGAAGCAGGTGGGGACGCCGGACTCCCTAGAATCCCTCGACATCCCATCCACAGCCAGTTCATGCGAAGTCTTCAGCCCCACCAGCTACGTCCCCTCcagccagcccaaggccctggACAGCGGCTATGACACCGAGAACTATGAGTCCCCAGAGTTTGTCCTAAAGGAGCCGCATGAGCCCAGGGAGCCAGAGACTTTCACCCACCTGGGGAAGTCACCCGTAGGTCTGGCGGTGGGCGAAGGGGACGGCGTGGCCTCAGAGATGCACCTCTCCTCATCCTTCAGCGCTGAGCTTCATGGCCTGAGCGAGAAGAACCCGTACCGTGACTCGGCCTACTTCTCAGACTATGACACCGACGCTGAGAGGTACCTCAAGGAGGATGAGGACAGCGATGGGTCTGAAGCCCAAGACAGGGAGGCGGGGTGCTTTCAGCTGAATGTGCAAGGCCTGGGGAGTTCCCCGAGCCAAAACAGTGATGGGGAGGAGCCACCCCAGCCCAGCGACACCCCCGACAGCCCTCAGGGAGCTGCGTGCACCATGGGGACTGGAGCTTCTGGTGTAGGCTTCTCAATGGCAGGTGAAGTGGTGAGTCCTGGGGAAGGGAGCGTCCAGGCTGTCCACccagagccagacctgggaggtGCCGCCAGGGCTGAGGAGACAGTTGCAGGCCACAGTCCGGACTCGGACAGCTCCAGAGATACGACCTGGGACAAGTGCCCTTCCATCCCCAGCATCCCAGCAGAGTCTGTGCCATCCAAGTCCTTCTTCCTGTCTCCTGTGGTAATGAGCCTAgagggcccagccctgctggtccTGGCCAAAGCTGGTGAAAAAGAACTCGTGCAGGAGGGGCTCTCAGGCCTGCTGGGTGAGGCTGTGGCTCCTAGCTCTGAGCCTGAGGGGCCGGAGCACCCTTTAGAGGAGCTAGGGGTGCAAGTGGCCCCAGAAGGGGAAGTGCAGGAAGGTCCTGGCAGGGCCCTGGCAGAAGAGCTGTCACTAGCTCAGGGCTGGCAGTTGTCCCTGGACCTCTCTCTGCGGCAGGCCAACGCAGAGCTGCGGCCACCTGGCCCTGAGCAGCGGGAGGAGCctgaggatgaggaggaggacacCGAGGACAGTGATGAGTCGGATGAGGAGCTGCGCTGCTACAACATCCAGGAGCAGAGTGAGGAGAGCGAGGATGAGCCGGCTGCTGTGCCCATTGTGGTGGCTGAGAGCCACAGTGCCAGGAACCTGCGCAGCCTGCTCAAGATGCCGAACCTGCTGTCCCAGACCTTCTGCGaggacctggagcggaagaagaaGGCTGTGTCCTTCTACGACGACGTCACCATCTACCTCTTTGATCAG GAAAGTCCCACTCGGGAGCTCAGCGACCAGACATTCCCAGAGGTCACGGCACCTTCGCCGCAGCCCGTGCAGAGCAACAGCACCAGTCCCACAAGCCCGGTGGACAGACTGAGCACATCGGACGACTCCTCGGATGGCAACGCCTCTGAAGAGA GCGGTGGATTCGAGTGGGATGATGACTTTCCACTCATGCCCGTGAAGTCATCGTTAATGTCCTCACTGACGGTGATGCCGGTCTCGGCCGTCCCCAGCCTTCCCTCGCTGGTCCCAGTCCAGAAGCAGGTGCCACCGATCCAGTTCTCCCGGTTCACCGTGTCTCCTGCGCCGGTGTCCAGGTTCTCCATCACACACGTCTCTGACTCGGACATAGAGTCCGTAGGAG